The following are encoded in a window of Flavobacterium cupriresistens genomic DNA:
- a CDS encoding SusC/RagA family TonB-linked outer membrane protein has translation MKKVFAKKPGNSGLHSVLEKSLKATLVSLLSLSFQTADAAAPANEKALNKISLLAFQKIVKGKVVDEKGVPIPGVNVIIKGSKTGVQTDMDGSFAIDVPNASTILVFSFLGMQEIEAPAGNGGLKITMKEAGQQMDEVVVVGYSKIKKESLTGALQTLNSKKLIDATTPSVENLLAGKATGVYVSSGSGQPGDVGKIVIRGKTTVNGSTDPLWVIDGVIVGSNSGNMNPADIETLTVLKDAASTAMYGSQGANGVIVVTTKSGKNGKASINASIKTAATSVNNGNFSVMNGQELYDLYDSFANKQDFSNAWWWKPELRNKNYDWWKNATRTGLARDFNLSVNGGSDIFKSYVSLGIYDETGAIKGYDYTRYNLLLKFSYKVNSWLTIRPQVNVTRTGTEDKQHDVGAMYRNMPWDSPYLEDGTLVGNQPNPTWVNTTGSNYLYDLQWNYGESKSYNVRSNLDFDIKFTPWLTFTSTNNYIFSNKDSMYYTDPRSSGGLSVKGRVQNNNDGYTRFFSNQLLTFNKSFGAHAINAVAAYEWNEYDAKESEGIATGIAPGFVIPDVAAIPEKVGGTRRQSAIQSMLANINYTYDDRYMAQFSLRRDGASNFGENARYGNFFSISGGWNIHKENFFHADYVTNLKLRASYGSGGNRPNSLYPHLPLYALASSTKSYSYNGNSGALISQIGNPDLSWEKTYTTGIGLDVSFFKRINLTLDYYDKDTSGLLYQVPLPGVIGVTSIWRNVGAVNNRGFEASINADIVKTENWRWNVDFNIGTNKNKVTSLYGTRKEIIVGDGTGIAGSADKLLKPGIDVDTWYLTEWAGVDPENGKPQWFKTDATTGERVKTYSYSEASKNRVAIDAYTPSYFGGFSTTLNYKNFDFGATFSYSVGGKIYNYARAEFDSDGAYTDRNQMNLQKGWSRWEKPGDIATHPQAIYNNPSNSNKASSRFLEDGSYLKMRSISFGYNLNIERLNISNLRIFVAGENLFTITDFSGVDPEIPPSERNGVRSITGVATSVYPQTRRFVLGLNLSL, from the coding sequence TGCTCCTGCTAATGAAAAAGCTTTGAACAAAATCAGTTTATTAGCATTCCAAAAAATAGTAAAAGGAAAAGTTGTAGACGAAAAAGGGGTTCCAATCCCAGGCGTAAATGTTATTATAAAAGGATCCAAAACAGGTGTTCAGACTGATATGGACGGTAGTTTTGCTATAGATGTGCCAAATGCTTCTACAATATTAGTATTCTCTTTTCTGGGAATGCAGGAAATAGAAGCCCCTGCAGGAAACGGTGGTCTAAAAATAACTATGAAAGAAGCCGGACAACAAATGGATGAAGTTGTTGTTGTAGGATACAGTAAAATTAAGAAAGAGAGTTTAACCGGAGCTTTACAAACGCTGAACAGTAAAAAGCTTATTGACGCTACAACTCCATCTGTAGAAAACTTACTAGCCGGTAAAGCAACAGGGGTATATGTAAGCTCGGGATCCGGTCAGCCTGGTGATGTTGGAAAAATAGTTATTCGTGGTAAAACAACTGTTAACGGTAGTACAGATCCTTTATGGGTTATTGATGGTGTTATTGTGGGTAGCAACTCAGGAAATATGAACCCGGCCGATATTGAAACTTTAACGGTTCTTAAAGATGCGGCATCTACAGCTATGTATGGTTCACAAGGAGCAAATGGTGTTATTGTTGTTACTACAAAAAGTGGAAAAAATGGCAAAGCATCCATTAATGCCTCTATCAAAACTGCCGCGACTAGTGTAAATAATGGTAATTTTAGCGTCATGAATGGGCAGGAATTATATGATTTGTATGATTCTTTTGCAAACAAACAGGATTTTAGCAATGCGTGGTGGTGGAAACCAGAATTGCGAAACAAAAATTATGATTGGTGGAAAAATGCAACACGAACTGGTCTTGCAAGAGATTTTAACTTATCTGTAAATGGTGGAAGTGACATCTTTAAAAGTTATGTTTCTCTTGGTATCTACGATGAAACAGGAGCTATAAAAGGATACGACTATACACGTTACAACTTACTTCTCAAGTTTAGCTACAAAGTAAACAGCTGGCTGACCATACGCCCTCAGGTAAATGTTACACGTACAGGAACAGAAGATAAACAACATGATGTAGGCGCTATGTATCGCAATATGCCATGGGACAGTCCTTATTTAGAAGATGGAACTTTGGTAGGAAACCAACCAAATCCAACTTGGGTTAATACGACCGGATCTAACTATTTGTATGATTTACAATGGAATTACGGAGAATCAAAAAGCTACAATGTACGAAGTAACTTAGACTTTGATATCAAATTTACGCCATGGTTAACTTTTACCTCTACAAATAACTACATTTTTTCAAATAAAGATTCCATGTACTATACTGACCCCAGATCCTCAGGAGGATTATCTGTAAAAGGAAGAGTTCAGAATAATAACGACGGTTATACCCGTTTCTTTAGCAACCAATTATTAACATTCAACAAGTCCTTCGGAGCACATGCTATAAATGCAGTTGCAGCTTACGAATGGAATGAATATGACGCAAAAGAATCAGAAGGAATTGCCACAGGTATTGCACCCGGGTTTGTAATTCCCGATGTGGCTGCCATTCCTGAAAAAGTAGGCGGTACCAGAAGACAATCTGCAATACAATCGATGTTAGCAAACATTAACTATACCTACGATGACCGATATATGGCGCAATTCTCATTACGTCGTGACGGAGCTTCCAATTTTGGAGAAAACGCTAGGTACGGTAACTTCTTTTCGATCAGTGGTGGTTGGAACATTCACAAAGAAAACTTCTTCCATGCTGATTATGTTACGAACTTAAAACTTAGAGCCAGTTACGGATCGGGAGGAAACAGACCTAACAGTCTATACCCCCACTTACCTTTATACGCATTAGCATCATCAACAAAATCATATAGTTATAATGGTAATTCCGGAGCATTAATTTCTCAAATTGGAAACCCTGATTTAAGTTGGGAAAAAACATATACAACCGGTATTGGTTTGGATGTCAGTTTCTTTAAAAGAATTAATTTGACATTAGATTATTATGACAAAGACACTTCGGGTTTATTATACCAGGTCCCTTTGCCGGGAGTAATCGGAGTGACCAGTATCTGGAGAAATGTCGGAGCGGTAAACAACCGAGGATTCGAAGCCTCTATTAATGCCGATATTGTTAAAACTGAAAATTGGAGATGGAATGTTGACTTTAATATCGGTACAAACAAAAACAAAGTAACAAGCCTTTACGGAACAAGAAAAGAAATTATTGTTGGTGACGGAACTGGTATTGCAGGTTCAGCAGATAAACTATTAAAACCAGGAATCGATGTTGACACCTGGTACCTTACGGAATGGGCTGGTGTAGATCCCGAAAATGGAAAACCACAATGGTTTAAAACGGATGCCACAACAGGAGAACGTGTTAAAACCTATAGCTATTCAGAAGCTTCAAAAAATCGTGTTGCTATTGACGCTTACACACCATCCTATTTTGGAGGATTTTCGACTACTTTAAATTATAAAAATTTCGACTTTGGAGCAACATTCAGTTATTCAGTAGGTGGTAAAATTTACAATTATGCACGTGCAGAATTTGATTCAGATGGAGCTTATACAGACCGTAATCAAATGAACCTTCAAAAAGGATGGAGCCGTTGGGAAAAACCGGGCGATATTGCCACACACCCGCAAGCCATATACAATAATCCTAGTAACTCGAATAAAGCCTCGTCGCGTTTCTTAGAAGACGGATCATATTTAAAAATGAGAAGCATTTCATTTGGATATAATCTAAACATTGAGCGTTTGAACATATCAAACCTTAGAATATTTGTAGCTGGCGAAAACTTGTTTACGATAACTGATTTCTCAGGTGTTGATCCAGAGATACCACCATCTGAACGAAATGGCGTAAGATCAATAACTGGAGTTGCAACCTCGGTATACCCTCAAACCCGCAGATTTGTATTAGGCCTTAATCTTTCTCTTTAA